Proteins from one Calditerricola satsumensis genomic window:
- the ypeB gene encoding germination protein YpeB, with product MYRRIAAVLFPVLVLALIGTGYWGYQEHQEKNAILIKTENQYQRAFHELNNHMDQLRSELGKVLAVNSRRGVAQTLSNVWRLAYAAQEDVGQLPLTLMPFNKTEDFLSKIGNFAHQTAIRDLSKEPLTPEERKTLEVLYKQATEIQRELNKVQTAILERQLRWMDVELALASDDKRMDNTIIDGLRTVDDRVRQYGEMDFGVEAAYEGAFNKSELDKRWGQPITADEAKKRALAFLGMERASNLDVRVVENKSGVEYRSYSVAVRRPGDAVDQDINLDVTYRGGHVLWMLDNRPIGKPRLTLNQGLEKAAAFLKQRGLLNMEAVEASQHDGVGMYNFVATQNGVRLYPDAVAVQVALDSGRVIGYSAESYLRNHRPRTLSAPALTEAQARQRVNGHVRIEDAGLALIKNDAGREVLCYEFLVRNGQDRYRIFLNAQTGEEEKVDEIAPVTSAQ from the coding sequence ATGTATCGTCGCATCGCCGCCGTGCTCTTTCCGGTTTTGGTGCTGGCCTTAATCGGAACCGGATATTGGGGGTATCAGGAGCATCAAGAAAAGAACGCGATCCTCATCAAGACGGAAAACCAGTACCAGCGCGCCTTTCACGAGCTGAACAACCACATGGACCAGTTGCGCAGCGAATTGGGCAAAGTCCTGGCGGTCAACTCGCGGCGCGGGGTGGCGCAAACGCTGTCCAACGTATGGCGGCTGGCGTATGCCGCGCAAGAGGACGTCGGGCAACTGCCACTGACGTTGATGCCGTTTAACAAGACGGAAGACTTTCTGTCGAAGATCGGCAATTTTGCCCACCAGACGGCCATTCGCGATCTCTCGAAGGAGCCGCTTACGCCCGAGGAGCGGAAAACCCTTGAGGTGCTGTACAAGCAAGCCACGGAGATTCAACGTGAACTGAACAAGGTGCAGACGGCGATCTTGGAGCGGCAGCTTCGGTGGATGGATGTCGAACTGGCCTTGGCCTCCGATGACAAGCGGATGGACAACACGATCATCGACGGGCTGCGCACCGTGGACGATCGGGTGCGCCAGTACGGGGAAATGGATTTTGGGGTCGAGGCGGCGTACGAAGGGGCATTCAACAAAAGCGAGCTCGACAAGCGGTGGGGCCAGCCGATCACGGCGGATGAAGCGAAAAAACGGGCCTTGGCGTTCTTGGGAATGGAGCGGGCTTCCAACCTGGATGTGCGGGTGGTGGAGAACAAAAGCGGCGTGGAATACCGTTCGTACAGCGTAGCCGTTCGCCGACCCGGTGACGCGGTGGACCAGGACATCAACCTCGACGTCACGTACCGGGGGGGCCATGTGCTGTGGATGCTGGACAACCGGCCCATCGGCAAGCCGCGGCTCACCCTCAACCAGGGCCTTGAAAAGGCGGCGGCCTTTTTGAAGCAGCGGGGGCTTCTGAACATGGAAGCGGTGGAGGCTTCGCAACACGACGGCGTCGGCATGTACAACTTTGTGGCCACCCAAAACGGGGTCCGGCTCTACCCCGATGCCGTTGCCGTCCAGGTGGCCCTCGACAGCGGGCGCGTCATCGGCTACAGCGCGGAGAGCTACCTGCGCAACCATCGCCCGCGTACCCTATCCGCTCCCGCCCTCACCGAGGCGCAGGCCCGCCAGCGCGTCAACGGCCATGTTCGCATCGAGGATGCGGGGTTGGCCCTCATCAAGAACGATGCCGGCCGCGAGGTGTTGTGCTACGAATTCCTGGTCCGCAATGGACAGGATCGCTACCGCATCTTCCTGAATGCCCAGACGGGCGAAGAGGAGAAGGTCGACGAGATCGCCCCCGTCACGTCGGCCCAGTGA
- a CDS encoding IclR family transcriptional regulator encodes MEGHKLTVRAVERALDILLAFSEAKELSLTEIAKRVSLNKSTVHRLLNTLEEKGFVMRDSVTEKYRLGYSVWELAGNLTLPHDPAVLFLPEMERLRDLLDETVSLYVRDGKHRVRVQAVESQQTIRRVAPIGVRLPLSVGASSKVLVAYADPETRAEILADPDWPPQVDKHAYVRQLEAIRARGYATSVEEREAGTAAVAAPIFSRSGRLAAALSVSGPASRLTLEKMQEIAPHVIEAAKRMGRLVP; translated from the coding sequence ATGGAAGGGCACAAGCTGACCGTTCGCGCGGTCGAACGGGCCCTGGACATTCTGCTCGCGTTTTCGGAAGCGAAAGAGCTGAGCCTGACGGAGATCGCCAAACGGGTGTCGCTCAACAAGAGCACCGTTCACCGCTTGTTGAACACCCTGGAGGAAAAAGGCTTCGTCATGCGCGACAGCGTCACGGAGAAATACCGCCTCGGCTACAGCGTGTGGGAGCTGGCGGGAAATTTGACGCTTCCGCATGACCCGGCGGTCCTCTTTCTCCCGGAGATGGAGCGGCTGCGCGACCTGCTCGACGAGACGGTCAGCTTGTATGTGCGCGACGGGAAGCACCGCGTGCGCGTGCAGGCCGTGGAAAGCCAGCAGACGATTCGCCGCGTGGCTCCCATCGGGGTGCGCCTACCGCTTTCCGTCGGCGCGTCGAGCAAAGTGCTGGTGGCGTATGCAGATCCCGAAACCCGGGCGGAAATCCTTGCCGATCCGGACTGGCCGCCGCAGGTGGACAAACACGCCTACGTGCGCCAGCTGGAGGCCATCCGCGCGCGCGGCTACGCCACCAGCGTCGAGGAACGGGAGGCGGGAACGGCGGCGGTGGCGGCCCCGATCTTCAGCCGATCGGGGCGCCTGGCGGCCGCCTTGTCCGTCTCGGGGCCCGCAAGCCGCCTCACCCTGGAGAAGATGCAGGAGATTGCTCCGCATGTCATCGAAGCGGCCAAGCGGATGGGGCGGCTCGTCCCGTAA
- a CDS encoding asparaginase yields the protein MKTDKKEAIPLNRPHVVVINTGGTIAMRASGGKGVVPASEPPFSALLPHLERHARITMDDYLNVPSPHMTPRHMLALAQRVQATVRQSDVHGVVITHGTDTLEETAFLLDLVVKTDKPIVVTGAMRASDELGADGPVNLLAAVRVAAHPESGGKGVLVVFNDEIHAARYVTKTHSTNVATFQSPQHGPIGTVTQADIFYHHAPLVREHFPAQALAENVALVKAAAGMDDFFLQACADRGVDGVVIEALGLGNLPPAMVPGVRRLLAARIPVVLVSRCYNGMVLPVYGYEGGGRQLHKLGVILSSGRLNGQKARIKLMVTLSLSRDLDQLREWFRQ from the coding sequence ATGAAGACAGACAAAAAGGAGGCGATTCCGTTGAACCGCCCTCACGTTGTGGTCATCAACACCGGCGGAACCATCGCCATGCGCGCATCAGGCGGAAAAGGCGTGGTCCCCGCAAGCGAGCCGCCGTTTTCCGCCCTGCTTCCCCACCTCGAGCGGCACGCGCGCATCACGATGGACGACTACCTGAACGTTCCGTCGCCCCACATGACGCCGCGGCACATGTTGGCCCTCGCGCAACGGGTACAGGCGACGGTGAGGCAAAGCGACGTTCACGGCGTCGTGATCACGCACGGGACGGACACGCTAGAAGAGACCGCCTTCCTGCTTGACCTGGTGGTCAAAACGGACAAGCCCATCGTCGTGACCGGCGCCATGCGCGCCAGCGACGAACTGGGAGCCGACGGACCGGTCAACCTCCTCGCCGCCGTGCGGGTCGCGGCACACCCGGAAAGCGGGGGCAAAGGCGTGCTGGTGGTGTTCAACGACGAGATCCATGCCGCCCGTTACGTGACGAAAACGCACAGCACCAACGTGGCCACCTTTCAATCGCCCCAGCACGGCCCCATCGGCACCGTCACCCAGGCCGACATCTTCTACCACCACGCGCCACTGGTGCGGGAGCATTTCCCGGCGCAGGCCCTGGCCGAAAACGTCGCCCTCGTGAAAGCCGCCGCGGGAATGGACGACTTCTTCCTGCAGGCGTGCGCCGACCGCGGCGTCGACGGCGTGGTGATCGAAGCCCTCGGCCTCGGCAATCTGCCGCCGGCCATGGTGCCCGGCGTACGTCGGCTGCTCGCGGCGCGCATCCCGGTCGTCCTCGTCTCCCGCTGCTACAACGGCATGGTGCTGCCGGTGTACGGCTACGAAGGCGGCGGCCGCCAGCTGCACAAGCTGGGGGTCATCCTGTCTTCCGGGCGGCTGAACGGGCAAAAGGCGCGGATCAAGCTGATGGTCACCCTGTCCCTCAGCCGAGACCTGGACCAACTGCGGGAATGGTTCCGCCAATAG